Part of the Benincasa hispida cultivar B227 chromosome 11, ASM972705v1, whole genome shotgun sequence genome, ACCGTGTCAGACGATAATGACTTATCAAAGTGGAAATCCTAACAATAGTCAATGCAtgactctataaatagagccttaacGCCATGAAGAAAGGATGGACTTTTAGACCCAGGGACTGAGATTTTCACGAGAGCCATGTGTATTTCACCCCTATTTTTCATCGAAGTCTCACCGGAGTAAGAGTCTAAGAGGGCCTTCTTCATTTACCAAACCATTATATCACCAGCAGCCTCAACATTCATCTATttgaagcaagagattgctaacAACTGCTCTCCACCTTATATCTTTACCTCTTTAGTTGTTATATTGCATTTTGTTTAAGAGATTGCTCAAATGTATATTCAACAACtatatttctattttaataTCATCATGTCCGCTTTCATCATCTTCTCTAtcatcacttttactttatcTGTTGTCATAAGTAACTAATTCTAACAGGGTAAGGGGGAAAATTAATATCATGATCTAAGTAGAATCTGTGGAAGTTATCATGTTTGCTTAATGCACGAGTATTAAAATGCTTGCCTATGAGTACTCATTTAGTCAAGTAGCTATGACTAAGTACCTAAGAAGGAAAGTAGTTGTGGATCTTATTAAGCAAAGCAGAAGTATTTCTAGAAATAGagacaaccttgtgttcataaCAATCTCATTCGTGCATCATAGAAATATGATAAGTATGGCTggccaccaagaggtgtgcaaTAACCGGAAGTTGCGAGCCAGGACAAACTCTCATGATAAGCTTAGTGATGCGGTATTCATCTCCCCCAAACCCtgttttctctatatattttctTCACATTAAGACTTTGTTTCTCTTAAGTACTCTCATAATCTATCTCAAGGACGTCTTTGTTAGTTTAAATAATTAGATCACGTAAATTAGTTAATCGCATGAACTTGAAGTTATTCTGAAAATATTTGTTTCCCTGCATACGCACATTCACCTATCACTCTTGTataaatcctcgtgttcgatctTGTTTTATCTTGAGAAACTCGTAATCTTGTTAACTAGAAACCTTGTGATTAGCGCATGATTACTGCAACTAGACGTACAATATTGATATCGCATCTTCAATCTTGTGTAGCTCACAATAGACGCATCATTTTAAAGTGCAAAGACACCACACACGCATCAAGTCTAGAGCACCACGACGTTGCTGCAATTCTTATAAATAGTCTTTAGTCTTAGGGTTTCGTGGAGAGTGAATTATTGAGTGATTTTTAGAGCTTTTGGTTCGACTTTGGCTTTCTTGGCCAAAACCCATGAGGTTCCTTATATTACTGAGTTGTAATGAACATTATGGCATTAGGATTTATGTTTTGATGAATGGCTAAAGGTCCAAACATTGAAGTTGGGGTTTGTTGGGCGACATTTTATGGATTTATGAGATTTTCATGTATGTTCTTGAGTTTTCTGATTCCcttttgttttatatttgttGCCTTAATTTATATGCAAATTGTGTTCAATTAATATGACAAACTAGTCGTCTTAAGCATAGATTGTGTTTGTACGTTATGCATGTTAGAGTTATCTGTAATTATAACGACGACATGCTTAATTTGAGTAGTAACTAGGTTTTAGTTATAGTTATGGTTTGATTGCTAGCGTTTCCAAGTCACCCAGTAAAGAAAGATAATGAAACCTAAGGAATGAGAATGCATTAGGTTAGATATGACCAATTTAATCTAATGTTCTAATCAATCCAAGAGCTTAATGcaattaactaagtaaataGGCTTGCGTGACAATACTTGGTTAATTTAGGAATGTCGCTGTGTTGGTTTTCTAGAAAGAATCTATCTATCGTTTTCAAATAGTCAAGTAGACTTGATAATCAATTTACCCATGAACTTTGCATAAAAAAATCGATGAATTAATCTATAGATAACCCAACAATCTCTTAATCGGCAAAGATAATCTCATGTATCACTCTCTCTCTCCATCTACTTTCCTGCATCTTAATTTCCAACAATTTAGTTTTCCTATCAACCTAAATTCAAAACCCCCtgtttttactgctttccaaAGGTCAATTTATCTTAGAGAGAATTTATCATAGGCTCCCTGTGATTCAACCTAGTTTTGCTACTAAGACTACTAGCTAGTTGTGATTGGTATTCTATAAATTCTATTTGATTGACTAAGGGAGGATTCGACACCCTTTCTATATGTCCATCAATAACTAAGAATATTAATGTGTATAGTTGAcagtatttattttaaatataaaatgcaAATAAGGAAGactgattttaaaataatggtaGAGTTATCATTCAAAagcagttaaaaaaaaaaaggttagtCAAGCTTGTTTCTCAAGGAGATCACACAATATACTAGAATAAGTTATGACattatatgaattaaatttagGTAAAATATTCCTTGGGATTTCTTATCTTATTATCTAGCTCAATTTTATGAATTACTTTTTTCCTCATATATAACTAGTTTTCTTGTTTAAACTTTGATGAGACCCATGAAACAAGTTATAAATTTGGGCACGTTTAAATTggttagaaaaaaatgtttttcaaaaaatcattatcatttaaatatttttgtaaaaatggtttaaaataaaaatattcgtGTTTACATTTTCTCAAAAGTGTTATTATACACAAGTTGGTTTGGTTTACTATACACTTTCTATTTATGTTAAATTCCTATAAAAGAATACTATTAAACACTATGAATTTGTCACATATGTGATCATAGAGTTCGCCGTTAGAGGTAGTCGTCAAAGTTAGTCACGTCTGAGGTGAGCTTAGTAAGAGTTGGCTGTCAGAGTGACCGGCAGAGTTGGTCGTGGAGTTGGGTTGCCAAAAGGTTAAAATAATGCTTATGCCCATTTTCTTAACAAACACCTCAAACGTTGAATGGGCTATTATAGTCCACTCAATCCATTTCAAATTGAATCCCAAACACCTCTATACATTTTACAAGTAAAGCTACAAAATAATGCAAAATAATGCTTTTGTTTATGCCTTATGAGCAAGCGCGCAACACAAGTTGTGTTTGGACCAAAGACTATTctaatattataataatcatCTCTTGCtacaataaatactattttgtattctcCTAATTAGCTacagtcaacactatttcaaaaccctcatttggtacaatatttactatttattacagtttttattattttacattcatcatttttttattttttgctatactatttactatttctttctcaaactaaactagtttacacctcaaacacataatATTAttacccaaactaaaataatctacccctaaacataaattattataactcaattataataatctatcactataataactaattccTTCCCTCGAATGTCCTCTAGCAGTTATATTGCAAAAGAAATTCACAAATAATATGTagcatatataaaatatatgcaGGAAGTGATGGAGGAGAGAtccatttaattattttacaaagATCAGTTTTTTGtccaatatatttattattttggatggTAGCTTCATTATTCAAACTAAATTAAGAAAAGAATATATTTCAAACAGATCGATGTACAATTTTCAGTCATAAAAGATGGCTGTTCACACCATATATTTCATGGAGATCCACCACTTTACACATTGATTCTTCACCGCCCAACGATACAatcaaacaaattaaaagatgaaaaaataataagaacaTTTTACAAATCAATAAATTGGTATGTCACTTgaagattcaaataataatcCTCCACACACTTTGTTATTTCTTTCAACGAGGAGGAGGATTACCATAATAAGTAGGCTTATTTGTAACTTGACCAGGATAAGAAGAGAAGCCAGATTCAAATCCATAACTTGGTCTAGTAGATGATCCAAAGGCACCCTTGCTAACGCTCCGGGAATGCATTAACTCGTGTGTCGATCGTTGATCCGAGAACTCCAACGCTGGTGGCTGAAAATCCGATCGTGTTCGTCGGTGCGATGACTCGTCATTGGTGATCAAGAGATGGTAGCTCCTGCTTGAACCTACGGATTGGCTTCTATAGTTGTGGCGTGGCTTTTGCTTCTTCATTGCATGGAAAAGATAAGGAATTAAGCCCTCCATTGTCttaacttttttcttcttcttctttcaaaaCTTGCACAAAATCTTGTTTGTGTTAAGGAGAAAATGAAAGCATATACACAAAAGTCATACCAAAATGTggttttataataaaattatggAAGTGGATtggaagatgataatgaattaatatgaatgtgaaaTTCCATTTCTATCCTTCATATTTTGTTAAGGAAATATCTTTGTATTGAGATTTTGGTTGAGGGGTTTTTGGGAAAATTTATATTGTAGTGGCCAATTGGATAATGTGGTATCAACTATGGGGGCGCCTACCAATTCAACGCAAAAGACTAAGTAAATGGACAACTTCTATTGTCTCAccacataaaataattaaattaggcCAAAGTCAAAAgaacatttatataaatatatccaaaatttgagctaaattacaaaaattataaacaataacaagttttttaatttattcattatgGATCTTTAACAAAATTTGTTGATATTTCCATAGAATTTGTTCGTagcaatttaattaaaattggactatcgatttttttaaaaaaaatggttgtaGGTCTTGATGATATCGAATTTTTTATACATTTTACTCGTTCAACTATACATGGTTTTTGAATCTCATGATTTTCAATTATGTTAAATGATCGATCAACCTCATAAACTTAAATTCATGAGTTATAGTAGCCTAGATGAGAGTCATATTTacttttttaggaaaaatttcaaaaatagataattaagggaaactatttattcaaaataacatattttaatttttttttatgaaagttgatagagactgatataagtctatcagtatctatcagtaatagaaaattatagaagtctatcattgatactatgtgatagacactaatagacttgtatcaacgtttatcagtgtttatcaatattctttttatatttttaaataatttgattttttttttatcgataaaaaattttcttttttaatttagtaaACAAATCTTTTTCAGCCATTTCTAGAATGATTTGGGGTCAAGGATTTTGAAAGCTGTTAGGCAGAAACATGGAAATGGAAGAGGTAAAAGGATAATTTTCTACTCGACCTTAATTTTCTCAAAAGAATCAAGACAGCACACATTTAATTGTGTTGTCTACCATCATATATgatctcatttttctctatcaCCCTTTGTAACAccttaattttagtaattttatatttaaatataggTTAATGAATTAAGTTTATTGACCTTTCACAAGGTGTCATAACTCCATAAGAATCTTTTGTTAACTGATgtagtaattttgaaatttaattaattagttttcattttagtttaaaaagCAATTACATTATCGATAATAgataatctattaaaatatttctcttATTAAAAATAgggagattttaaaaaaaaaaaaaacagaaacataagaaaaattatttacataaaatagtaaaattgtaaTCTTCCTTGATAGAgaccgatagaagtctatcattatcttttttactatttttataaataatttgacattttttcaacatattttcaaatataaataaactCCCTAAGGATCGTTCTCATATATATGCTTTTTCCTTTTGAATTGTTGAACCATAAGATATTTTGGAATTCAGTATTAGTGTAAATGATTCAACTCTTGGTATATATGCCTAAGAATTTGTTAGAAAAATTATTGTATGATTGTATATATGTTTGAATTGATTTGTGTTTTTTCATATTTGAACGCCTTGCATATCGAAAGGTATGTTTATTGGACCTCATGCATATGTGTATTATCGTCGAACTttgataaatcttaaatttagatCTTTAAATTTCGTTTATATTCCGACAATAATTTGTATGCATGACAAAGTACTATGTGTATATATTTTCacaatttataaagaaaatgttaatggagactttttcttaaaaaaataacaataaattaacgGAATGGacttattataaaatttaatcaaaatacatgaatcaaaattgtacatttaaaaatataatgaaaCTTATCAAACATAGACCAGAATATTATTTTaacctttatttattttatattttataatttttatgtcGTGGGATTCCAAAAGAAGTCTTTTTtagttatatataaaattatgttataaaagtttattttattataaatattatgataatagatatCATTAGATGTTCATGCTTATTGCCCATTAATCATATGTCATGCCTTCATTTCCCAAAATATTTTCTatgtgtctcaacattacacattatcAGTATTCATGTAATTCTCTCCTACTTTCCAAATTGCATGtaaatagtgatattttgtgggttttggaaGATACACACATTATATAAAGTCcataaaaattggagaaagtggagaatttagatcaatttcttattttatattttgttaatttattttaattttttatttatattatgtttaatttattttaatatttatttattttattattatattatattatatttattatattagattTTATTGGTATAGTGTTCCCCATTGTGCTCCTTaagttcacaacacgttatcagcatgaGCCTCTATCGTTTTCCTCGTTAAAGGTAGTTCTTAAAGGTATGTCAGTTTttccctcttcgttataattaataaatttaacgttattttgcatatttattatctattaaattttaatataaatacaatattttatgatagtgttgtcgtgataaatctcacaaaattagaattttctaCCTTTGATATTAACAACAATacttatttgtcatgggtacttgataCCTAAATCCatctggatgctatgaatcttggagagattattaaagaagaaaataagacATCCAATCaagacaaagcaaaagctataatttttcttcgtcatcatctccatgagggattgaaaatggagtatcttataataaaatatcccgtatcttgtgaaaaatttttgaaagagaggtatgatcataaaaaaaacagttattctttcTAAAGCACATTATgggtggatgcacttgaggctacaagatttcaaatcagtaagtgattacaactctgcattatttaaaatcagttcaaaattgttgttatgcagagagaaaattattgatgttgatatgttagataagacattttttacattttatgtctcaaatatgctccTGTAGCAGcaatattgaaaaaaaagttttaaacgGTATTCTCaactaatttcattcaaattttaaaagaatcaCACAAAATTATGATCACAAAGAAAAAGTTCCACAAGacaagagttcaaaaagtgttaaAAATAAATGCTTTCGATGCTGAATAACTGGGCATTGTCACGTATCTACTGtacatcaaaacacttagttgatctctatcaagcatctctgaaggtaaaaaaagaaaaatgtgaaagaaaattttgcataccgGGGTAATGACATATTTtacccatcccatatgaaatatttggatgTGGCAAACTTATTTGAATCTTCTGAAGAGAAAATCGACAAAATTGAtgaaacatcaagtgtttcttttgacttagctttgaaaatatctagacttaatgttttttttttattcatctctatatttttttcttcttagtagatgttaatctttatatattccaaatgttgcttttcttattgtaattattttcttttaataaagatatctggatcattttcatatgtttggtgactaaaaaatgagtaaagaaaatatatgtctggcagacagtgcaactacgcatacaatatttacaagcagaaaatattttttcaaactgacaatgctggaagtaaaagtcaatacaatatcaacTTTTACAAACCTAATTGAaggttttgaaaaaacaaatattattttgactagaggaacaaaatttacaattgacaatgtattgttctctagtcaataaaaaagaaatctacttagttttaaagatataagttgtaatggttatcatattgagactgataaaaagaataatatgaagTATCTTTTTATCATATATACTATCTaatatgaaaaacgtatattggaagaaTTGTTTTCTTTaccttctggattatattatactcatatatgagtaattgaaacatatgcaataatgaacctaaaattcatgaatccagacatatttacaaattGACATAATCGATTGGGCTatctaggatctataatgatgaggagaattattgagaactCAAAtcgacatccattgaagagctagaaaattcttcaatctaatgaattatcatgtgatgcttgctctcaaggcaaattaattattaaaccaTCACTAGTCAAAGTGGGGACTAAATCACCtgtatttttagaacgaattcatggtgatatatgtggacctattaacccaccaagtagaccatttcaatattttatggtattaatagacgcatccagCAGACggtcacacatgtgcttattataaagtcgaaatcttgcatttgaagattacttgctcaaataattaagttaagagcacaatttcctgattatacaattaagatcatccatcttgataatgctggtgaatttacatcatAAGCTTTTGATTGTTATTGTATGTTAATTGGATAGGTGTTGAACAttctgtagctcatgttcatacacaaaatggtttagcagaatcattcataaaacatttgcagttaattgcgctagaccattgcttatgagagttaagcttcctacatctgtatagggacatgctattttgcatgcagcgtcacttgtatgcattaggccAGTATCTTATTATAAGTACAtgtcattacaattagcttgcGGCCATGagtcaaatatttttcatttgagaatttttggatgtgtatTATATATTCCAATTGCTCtaccacaacgtactaagatgggtcctcaaagaaggttaggaatatatattggataagattctccatcaattatcaaatatcttgaaccccttacaggtgatgtatttactgcatgacttgttgattttcattttaataagaaaaatttttcAACCTTAAAGGGAGGAAtcaagaagttggaaaaataaattacatggaatccatcgttattgtctcatttagatccccgtacagatTAACgtaaacttgaagttcaaaaaataattcatttgtaaaatatagcaaatcaattaccagatgcatttatagatgcaaagaaagtaactaaatcatAATATGAACCAGTGAAAAATTcattgaaaattgatatcccaacacagcaagttgtcactaatgagtctggaacaggcaagaagcgtggtagaccagtgagttccaaagataaaaatcctcgaaaaagaaaaataactaaaaatcaAGAAGACTTATTTGAAattgtaaatacccatgaagaaattcatgacatGACTAATGATGAAGGTGGaatacataaagataataatgaaatttcaataaagttTGTCATAATAGGAAAACGATGGAACTAACTCATGTAGTATTagcaacatttttgcatataatgttgcacttgatattatatctgaaaatgaggattctaAACCAAAATTTTTTGAAGAATGTCGATAGAGAAAAGAATTGCTTCAGTGGAAAAAAGCAAACGAGGCagattaaactcactttcaaaatgggtcctcaaagaaggttaggaaatatatatggataagattatccatcaattatcaaatatgttGAACCCT contains:
- the LOC120091851 gene encoding uncharacterized protein LOC120091851, giving the protein MEGLIPYLFHAMKKQKPRHNYRSQSVGSSRSYHLLITNDESSHRRTRSDFQPPALEFSDQRSTHELMHSRSVSKGAFGSSTRPSYGFESGFSSYPGQVTNKPTYYGNPPPR